A section of the Streptomyces sp. V3I8 genome encodes:
- a CDS encoding putative cobaltochelatase: MSTPFPFTAVVGQDDLRLALLLNAVSPAVSGVLVRGEKGTAKSTAVRALSALMPQVDVMAGCRFSCAPHAPDPACPDGPHEVGPGVSRPARMVELPVGASEDRLVGALDIERALAEGVKAFEPGLLADAHRGILYVDEVNLLHDHLVDLLLDAAAMGASYVEREGVSVRHAARFLLVGTMNPEEGELRPQLLDRFGLTVEVAASREPDQRVEVVRRRLAYDDDPEGFATRWADEESAVRARIVAARELLGSVRLGDGALRQIAATCAAFEVDGMRADIVMARTATALAAWAGRTVVLAEDVRQAALLALPHRRRRNPFDAPGLDEDKLDETLEEFGSGDDADGSDGSDGSGDPDGSGDDDPDPDPDGPGGGRSPQDGPDGGGDAGDSEGSGEVPAQGKPAENSESSENGRAPSPGAGEQSPVRAAEPFRTKMLSVPGLGEGAAGRRSRARTEHGRTTGARRPRGTLTKLHLAATVQAAAPHQRARGRSGPGLVVRRDDLRQATREGREGNLVLFVVDASGSMAARQRMSAVKGAVLSLLLDAYQRRDKVGLVTFRGSAAEVALPPTSSVDAAAVRLESLPTGGRTPLAAGLLRAHDVLRVERLRDPARRALVVLVTDGRATGGPEPVALAGRAARLFAADEIASVVVDCESGPVRLGLAGQLAGELGGTAVTLDELRADSIAGLVRDVRGDRRSDSRRTA; the protein is encoded by the coding sequence GTGAGTACCCCGTTCCCGTTCACGGCCGTGGTCGGCCAGGACGACCTGCGGCTCGCGCTGCTGCTGAACGCCGTGTCCCCCGCGGTGAGCGGCGTGCTCGTCCGCGGCGAGAAGGGCACCGCCAAGTCCACGGCCGTGCGCGCCCTTTCGGCCCTCATGCCGCAGGTCGACGTCATGGCGGGGTGCCGGTTCTCCTGTGCTCCCCACGCGCCCGATCCGGCCTGCCCCGACGGTCCGCACGAGGTGGGTCCTGGGGTGTCCCGGCCCGCCCGGATGGTCGAACTGCCCGTCGGCGCCTCCGAGGACCGCCTGGTGGGCGCGCTCGACATCGAGCGGGCGCTCGCGGAGGGTGTGAAGGCCTTCGAGCCCGGCCTGCTGGCCGACGCCCACCGCGGCATCCTGTACGTGGACGAGGTCAACCTTCTCCACGACCACCTGGTCGACCTGCTCCTTGACGCGGCCGCGATGGGGGCCTCGTACGTGGAGCGCGAGGGCGTCTCCGTACGGCATGCTGCGCGGTTCCTGCTCGTCGGGACCATGAACCCCGAGGAGGGCGAGCTGCGCCCGCAGTTGCTCGACCGGTTCGGGCTGACCGTCGAGGTGGCGGCCTCCCGCGAGCCCGACCAGCGGGTGGAGGTCGTCCGGCGGCGGCTCGCGTACGACGACGACCCCGAGGGGTTCGCGACGCGCTGGGCCGACGAGGAGTCCGCCGTACGGGCCCGGATCGTGGCCGCGCGGGAGCTGCTGGGGTCGGTGCGGCTCGGCGACGGCGCGCTGCGGCAGATCGCGGCGACCTGCGCGGCGTTCGAGGTGGACGGCATGCGGGCCGACATCGTGATGGCCAGGACCGCGACGGCGCTGGCCGCGTGGGCGGGACGGACCGTGGTGCTGGCGGAGGACGTGCGGCAGGCCGCGCTCCTCGCACTGCCGCACCGCCGCCGGCGCAACCCCTTCGACGCGCCGGGCCTCGACGAGGACAAGCTCGACGAGACGCTGGAGGAGTTCGGGAGCGGGGACGACGCGGACGGCTCCGACGGCTCCGACGGCTCCGGTGACCCCGACGGCTCCGGTGACGACGACCCGGATCCGGACCCGGACGGGCCCGGTGGCGGGCGGTCCCCGCAGGACGGGCCCGACGGCGGGGGTGACGCCGGCGACAGCGAGGGTTCCGGTGAGGTGCCCGCGCAGGGCAAGCCCGCCGAGAACTCCGAGAGCTCCGAGAACGGGCGGGCGCCCTCCCCCGGCGCCGGCGAGCAGTCCCCCGTACGGGCCGCCGAACCCTTCCGCACGAAGATGCTGAGCGTGCCCGGCCTCGGTGAGGGGGCCGCCGGGCGGCGGTCGCGGGCCCGGACCGAGCACGGCCGCACCACCGGGGCGCGCCGGCCGCGCGGCACGCTCACCAAGCTGCACCTGGCCGCGACCGTGCAGGCCGCCGCCCCGCACCAGCGGGCCCGCGGACGCTCCGGACCCGGCCTCGTCGTACGCCGGGACGACCTGCGGCAGGCCACGCGCGAGGGCCGCGAGGGCAACCTCGTGCTGTTCGTCGTGGACGCGTCCGGGTCGATGGCGGCCCGGCAGCGGATGAGCGCCGTGAAGGGCGCGGTGCTGTCCCTGCTCCTCGACGCCTACCAGCGGCGGGACAAGGTGGGGCTCGTGACCTTCCGCGGGTCCGCCGCCGAGGTGGCCCTGCCGCCCACGTCGTCGGTCGACGCGGCCGCCGTACGGCTGGAGTCGCTGCCCACCGGCGGGCGTACGCCGCTCGCGGCCGGGCTGCTGCGGGCGCACGACGTGCTGCGGGTGGAGCGGTTGCGGGATCCGGCGCGGCGCGCGCTGGTCGTGCTGGTGACGGACGGGCGGGCCACCGGAGGCCCCGAACCGGTGGCACTCGCGGGGCGGGCCGCCCGGCTGTTCGCCGCCGACGAGATCGCCTCCGTCGTCGTCGACTGCGAGTCGGGGCCCGTACGGCTCGGACTCGCCGGGCAGCTCGCGGGCGAGCTCGGCGGCACCGCGGTGACGCTCGACGAGCTGCGGGCCGACTCGATCGCCGGTCTGGTCAGGGATGTCCGGGGCGACCGCAGGAGCGACAGCAGGAGGACCGCGTAA